In Zingiber officinale cultivar Zhangliang chromosome 6A, Zo_v1.1, whole genome shotgun sequence, a single genomic region encodes these proteins:
- the LOC121995128 gene encoding uncharacterized protein LOC121995128 gives MEESRVVHQLLEVSSSSEGETDEEVAELELRPPTWLDYLADDGGGGGRGGVYAGKKKILSKQSSMRETRMEAKWEKRRKQVLQRKKSAGDTAAEVNEPVRNLTDEDMDELRGSIDLGFGFSEEGGGQDLCGTLPALNLYFAVNRQLSDPKLATPPSPGSTGTSSSSTLGGHLSPRSPANEHAAADDWKICNPGDNPQHVKTRLRHWAQAVAISLRQGC, from the exons atggaGGAAAGCAGAGTGGTGCATCAGCTGCTGGAGGTGTCTTCTTCGTCGGAGGGGGAGACGGACGAGGAGGTGGCGGAGCTGGAGCTGAGGCCGCCGACTTGGCTTGATTACTTGGCCGACGACGGAGGCGGCGGCGGCCGCGGAGGTGTTTATGCGGGGAAAAAGAAGATCCTTTCGAAGCAGTCGTCGATGAGGGAGACGAGAATGGAGGCGAAGTGGGAGAAGCGGCGGAAGCAGGTCCTGCAGAGGAAGAAGTCGGCGGGGGATACTGCAGCGGAGGTGAACGAGCCGGTGAGGAATCTGACGGACGAGGACATGGACGAGCTGCGGGGGTCGATCGACCTCGGGTTCGGGTTCAGCGAGGAGGGCGGCGGCCAGGACCTCTGCGGGACGCTGCCGGCGCTCAACCTCTACTTCGCCGTCAACCGCCAGCTGTCGGACCCGAAGCTGGCGACGCCGCCGAGCCCCGGATCGACAGGGACCTCCTCCTCGTCGACGCTGGGCGGCCACCTGAGCCCCCGGAGCCCCGCGAACGAACACGCGGCGGCCGACGATTGGAAGATTTGCAATCCAG GGGACAATCCACAACACGTTAAGACAAGACTGAGGCATTGGGCACAAGCAGTGGCAATTTCTCTCAGGCAGGGCTGCTAA